Proteins from a single region of Coregonus clupeaformis isolate EN_2021a chromosome 19, ASM2061545v1, whole genome shotgun sequence:
- the LOC121532184 gene encoding F-box/LRR-repeat protein 14-like codes for MFEMETHISGLFPEILAMIFSYLEVRDKGRVAQVCAAWRDASYHKSVWRGVEAKLHLRRANPSLFPSLHTRGIRKVQILSLRRSLSYVIQGLPNIESLNLCGCFNLTDNGLGHAFVQDIPSLRVLNLSLCKPITDSSLGRIAQYLKNLEVLELGGLSNITNTGLLLIAWGLHKLKSLNLRSCRHVSDVGIGHLAGMTRSAAEGCLSLEQMTLQDCQKLTDLSLKHVSKGLAKLKVLNLSFCGGISDAGMIHLSNMTHLLSLNLRSCDNISDMGIMHLAMGSLQLSGLDVSFCDKIGDQSLAYIAQGLYQLKSLSLCSCHISDDGINRMVRQMHELKTLNIGQCVRITDKGLELIADHLTQLTGIDLYGCTKITKRGLERITQLPCLKVLNLGLWQMTESEKVR; via the coding sequence ATGTTTGAAATGGAGACACACATATCTGGCCTCTTCCCGGAAATTTTAGCTATGATTTTCAGTTACTTGGAGGTAAGGGACAAAGGTAGGGTGGCCCAAGTGTGTGCGGCCTGGAGGGACGCTTCATATCACAAGTCTGTGTGGAGGGGGGTGGAAGCGAAGCTGCATCTGCGGAGGGCCAACCCGTCCCTGTTCCCCAGCCTCCATACCCGGGGCATTAGGAAGGTTCAGATCCTAAGCCTGCGGCGCAGCTTAAGCTATGTAATCCAGGGGCTGCCAAACATCGAAAGCCTTAACCTATGCGGCTGTTTTAACCTCACGGACAACGGACTCGGACATGCTTTTGTTCAGGACATCCCGTCCTTGCGAGTCCTCAACCTCAGCCTTTGCAAACCAATCACAGACTCAAGCCTGGGCAGGATTGCCCAGTATCTGAAAAACCTGGAGGTGCTGGAACTCGGAGGTCTCAGTAACATTACCAACACAGGCCTTCTTCTCATCGCCTGGGGCTTGCACAAACTCAAGAGCCTTAACTTGCGGAGCTGCAGGCATGTGTCAGACGTGGGCATCGGTCACCTGGCTGGGATGACACGAAGCGCCGCCGAAGGCTGCCTCTCCCTGGAGCAGATGACCTTACAGGACTGCCAGAAACTGACAGACCTGTCCCTCAAACACGTCTCCAAGGGACTGGCCAAGCTCAAGGTGCTCAACCTCAGCTTCTGCGGCGGCATATCGGACGCAGGTATGATCCACCTGTCGAACATGACTCACCTGTTAAGCCTCAACCTGCGGTCGTGTGACAACATCAGCGACATGGGCATCATGCACCTGGCCATGGGGTCTCTGCAGCTCTCCGGCCTGGATGTTTCCTTCTGTGACAAGATAGGTGACCAGAGCCTGGCCTACATCGCCCAGGGGCTGTACCAGCTCAAGTCTCTGTCCCTGTGCTCCTGCCACATCAGTGACGACGGGATCAACCGGATGGTGCGCCAGATGCACGAGCTCAAGACGCTGAACATCGGGCAGTGCGTACGCATCACTGACAAGGGGCTGGAGCTGATCGCTGACCACCTGACGCAGCTCACTGGTATCGACCTGTATGGGTGTACCAAAATCACCAAGCGGGGCCTGGAGAGGATAACGCAGCTCCCGTGCCTTAAAGTTTTAAACCTGGGACTCTGGCAGATGACGGAGAGCGAGAAAGTGAGGTGA